In Alteromonas mediterranea DE, a single genomic region encodes these proteins:
- a CDS encoding lipocalin family protein yields MFKKIGVGFLMSVLLAGLSGCTGVPDKVKPIQGFELPRYLGEWYEIARFDHSFEEGLTEVTATYSMRDDGGVKVINRGYSKEAGTWDEAEGKAYFVESASTGHLKVSFFGPFYASYVIMELDKEDYQYALITGPDKDYLWILARTPSISKNVRAQLLEKATAAGYDVSKLIWVEHGQVDA; encoded by the coding sequence ATGTTTAAGAAAATCGGTGTCGGGTTCTTAATGAGCGTTTTGCTTGCCGGCTTATCGGGGTGCACAGGCGTACCTGATAAAGTTAAACCCATTCAAGGCTTCGAACTACCTCGGTATCTGGGGGAATGGTATGAAATAGCCCGGTTTGACCATAGCTTTGAAGAAGGATTAACAGAAGTCACTGCAACCTATAGCATGCGCGACGACGGGGGCGTTAAGGTTATCAATCGTGGGTATTCAAAAGAAGCCGGCACATGGGATGAAGCCGAGGGCAAAGCATACTTTGTAGAGTCAGCTTCAACGGGGCACCTTAAAGTGTCGTTTTTTGGCCCCTTTTACGCCAGTTACGTCATTATGGAACTAGACAAAGAAGACTATCAGTACGCACTGATAACTGGGCCTGACAAAGATTACTTGTGGATTTTAGCGCGCACGCCTTCAATATCGAAGAACGTTCGCGCTCAGCTACTAGAGAAAGCCACGGCGGCTGGATATGACGTAAGCAAGCTGATATGGGTAGAGCATGGGCAAGTAGACGCATAG
- a CDS encoding aldo/keto reductase produces the protein MNEHFPHASRLIYGCMGLGGGWNNSPVTEADITQARSVIDTVLDLNINVFDHADIYTFGKAEIAFGEALKAAPSLRDNMIIQSKCAIRFDDDLGPKRYDFSANHIHNSVEGILTRLGIEQLDTLLLHRPDPLMELEEVAGTLQLLQQQGKIKHVGVSNMHGHQINYLQSALSTPIVANQLEMSLGFRDWLEDGITTNSAANRNTGYAPGTLEYCMLNNVQLQAWGSLAQGKYTGAKTENSEERATADLVAQLASEYQTTAEAIVLSWLMRHPANIAPVLGSTNIERIKASQKAVDVHLSREHWYKLFEVARGQEMP, from the coding sequence ATGAATGAACATTTCCCACATGCAAGCCGCTTGATTTATGGATGCATGGGCTTAGGGGGCGGTTGGAATAATTCGCCAGTTACTGAAGCCGATATTACACAAGCACGCTCGGTCATAGACACGGTTTTAGACCTCAACATCAACGTTTTTGACCACGCTGACATTTATACATTTGGAAAAGCAGAAATCGCTTTTGGCGAAGCGTTAAAAGCTGCACCTAGTTTAAGAGATAACATGATTATCCAATCTAAGTGTGCAATACGTTTTGACGATGATTTGGGACCAAAGCGCTACGATTTTTCGGCCAACCATATCCATAACTCTGTAGAGGGTATTCTTACCCGGCTTGGCATTGAGCAATTAGATACGTTGCTACTTCACCGTCCAGACCCTCTTATGGAGTTAGAAGAGGTGGCGGGCACACTTCAGCTACTTCAACAACAAGGGAAGATTAAGCACGTGGGCGTTTCGAACATGCACGGACACCAGATTAACTACCTTCAGTCTGCGCTCTCTACTCCTATTGTTGCCAATCAATTAGAGATGAGCCTTGGCTTTAGAGATTGGCTTGAGGATGGCATTACTACCAACAGCGCTGCTAACCGTAATACGGGTTATGCGCCAGGGACGCTTGAGTACTGCATGCTGAACAACGTACAACTTCAAGCATGGGGTAGCTTAGCCCAAGGAAAGTACACAGGTGCAAAGACAGAAAACAGCGAAGAACGTGCAACCGCTGACCTTGTTGCTCAACTTGCAAGTGAATACCAAACGACGGCCGAAGCGATTGTCTTATCGTGGCTTATGCGACACCCTGCTAACATTGCGCCGGTTTTAGGCAGTACCAATATCGAAAGAATTAAGGCGAGTCAAAAAGCCGTAGATGTTCATCTTAGCCGCGAACACTGGTACAAATTATTTGAAGTAGCGCGCGGACAAGAGATGCCGTAA
- a CDS encoding VOC family protein → MLKGFHHVAVICSDYPRSKAFYTDVLGFTVIDENYREARQSYKCDLALPDGSQIELFSFPDAPKRPSRPEAQGLRHLAFKVDALDEVIHQLTSKGVECEPVRTDEYTQKRFTFFQDPDGLPLELYEL, encoded by the coding sequence ATGTTAAAAGGCTTTCACCATGTGGCCGTAATATGTAGCGACTATCCCCGCTCGAAAGCGTTTTACACCGACGTACTTGGCTTTACGGTAATTGATGAAAATTATCGAGAAGCCAGGCAGTCTTATAAGTGCGACCTTGCATTACCTGACGGTAGTCAGATTGAACTATTTTCGTTCCCTGATGCGCCTAAAAGACCATCTCGCCCTGAGGCTCAGGGCTTAAGACACCTCGCGTTTAAAGTCGATGCGCTTGATGAAGTGATTCATCAACTAACGAGTAAAGGGGTGGAATGTGAGCCCGTACGCACGGACGAATATACCCAAAAGCGCTTTACGTTTTTCCAGGACCCGGACGGTCTGCCATTAGAGCTTTACGAACTTTAA
- a CDS encoding mechanosensitive ion channel family protein: protein MDELKQAQALYDTLVEFAVTYSFQIVGAIIIFLIGWWVANKIGHVVENLMVNRNIDVTLSRFTGGVCKLAVLGIVIIIALGNVGISVTPLIAALGAIGLGAGLAIQGMLANYAAGFTIIITRPFVIGDTIRVRGVAGVVDQVMLPYTILIDEDNVHIQIPNKLIVGEILHNSAENMLIELEIGVAYSSNVDDVIKVIRAAVEQVEGISAEKSPAIGVDNFGDSSINFGVRVWAPAVRHFEVRYALNRAVFNALQQHGIDIPFPQREVRMLD from the coding sequence ATGGATGAATTAAAACAAGCGCAGGCACTCTACGACACCCTGGTAGAATTTGCCGTGACCTACAGTTTTCAAATTGTGGGTGCCATCATCATTTTTCTTATTGGCTGGTGGGTAGCTAATAAAATAGGCCATGTGGTTGAAAACCTGATGGTCAATAGAAATATCGACGTCACGCTAAGCCGTTTTACCGGCGGGGTGTGCAAGTTGGCGGTATTGGGTATCGTTATCATAATTGCACTTGGCAATGTGGGGATCAGCGTAACGCCGCTCATCGCCGCATTAGGTGCTATCGGTTTAGGCGCGGGATTAGCCATTCAAGGCATGCTAGCAAACTACGCTGCGGGCTTTACCATTATTATTACCCGTCCCTTCGTTATTGGAGATACCATTCGGGTTCGCGGTGTTGCAGGCGTGGTCGACCAAGTCATGCTGCCCTATACCATCCTTATCGATGAAGATAACGTGCACATTCAAATTCCCAACAAATTAATTGTGGGAGAGATTCTTCACAACTCGGCAGAAAACATGCTGATAGAGCTTGAGATTGGCGTAGCATATTCAAGCAATGTAGATGATGTCATAAAGGTAATTCGCGCCGCTGTTGAACAAGTAGAAGGCATTAGTGCAGAAAAGTCACCGGCAATAGGCGTAGATAATTTTGGCGATAGCAGTATTAACTTCGGAGTGCGGGTATGGGCGCCCGCAGTGAGACATTTTGAAGTCCGTTATGCGTTAAATCGGGCCGTCTTTAATGCGCTGCAACAGCACGGTATAGATATTCCATTCCCGCAGCGAGAAGTGAGAATGCTCGACTAG